From the Candidatus Methylomirabilota bacterium genome, one window contains:
- a CDS encoding glycerate kinase: MTLREVARSIFDAALEAGDVRSLTIGALSSIMPPAPGRVLVVGAGKASGAMAAAVEETWGARIADGVVAVKDGYLAPTRRIRLAEAGHPVPDERGEAAAKEIRALAESATGEDLVLVLVSGGGSALTPAPAPPMTLADKQAVTRLLLAAGATINQLNAVRKHCSLLKGGQLARAAAPARVEALLLSDVIGDPLDVIASGPTTPDVSTFAEALAILDRFGLREQAPRAIVERLERGARGEFPETPKPGDPIFERVKNTVIGNNALVVEGAAARARALGLNAHVVTRALEGEAREIAGRFVEMAREIKEGKGPVGPPACLVAGGETTVTVRGKGKGGRCQEFALAAALAMEGIEDVVVLAAGTDGTDGPTDAAGAIADGQSAARARAQGLEPPARLSENDSHPVFSSLGDLVMTGPTNTNLLDLYLVLVRSS; encoded by the coding sequence TTGACCCTCCGCGAAGTTGCCCGGTCCATCTTCGATGCCGCCCTCGAGGCCGGCGATGTCCGGTCTCTCACCATCGGCGCCCTCTCGTCCATCATGCCGCCGGCGCCCGGGCGCGTCCTCGTGGTGGGAGCCGGCAAGGCCTCGGGCGCCATGGCCGCGGCCGTGGAGGAGACCTGGGGCGCGCGCATCGCCGATGGGGTCGTGGCCGTCAAGGACGGCTACCTCGCGCCGACCCGCCGCATCCGACTCGCCGAGGCGGGCCATCCGGTGCCCGACGAGCGCGGCGAGGCGGCGGCGAAGGAGATCCGGGCGCTCGCCGAGTCGGCGACGGGCGAGGATCTCGTGCTGGTCCTGGTCTCGGGCGGCGGCTCGGCGCTGACCCCGGCGCCCGCGCCCCCCATGACGCTTGCCGACAAGCAGGCGGTGACCCGTCTCCTCCTGGCCGCCGGCGCCACCATCAACCAGCTCAATGCGGTGAGAAAACACTGCTCGCTGCTCAAGGGCGGCCAGCTCGCCCGCGCGGCCGCTCCCGCCCGCGTGGAGGCCTTGCTCCTCTCCGACGTGATCGGCGACCCCCTCGATGTCATCGCCTCGGGTCCGACGACGCCGGATGTCTCGACCTTCGCGGAGGCTCTGGCCATCCTCGACCGCTTCGGCCTGCGCGAGCAAGCACCGCGGGCCATCGTGGAGAGACTCGAGCGTGGCGCCCGGGGCGAGTTTCCGGAGACCCCCAAGCCGGGCGATCCCATCTTCGAGCGGGTGAAGAACACGGTCATCGGCAACAATGCGCTCGTCGTGGAGGGCGCCGCGGCACGGGCACGTGCGCTCGGTCTCAATGCTCATGTCGTGACCCGGGCCCTCGAGGGTGAGGCGCGCGAGATCGCCGGCCGGTTCGTCGAGATGGCGCGTGAGATCAAGGAGGGCAAGGGACCCGTGGGGCCGCCGGCCTGCCTAGTCGCGGGAGGCGAAACCACGGTCACGGTCAGGGGCAAGGGCAAGGGCGGCCGCTGCCAGGAGTTCGCTCTTGCCGCTGCGCTCGCCATGGAGGGCATCGAAGACGTCGTCGTGCTGGCCGCCGGCACCGACGGGACCGACGGCCCGACGGACGCCGCGGGAGCCATCGCGGACGGCCAGAGCGCCGCCCGGGCGCGCGCGCAAGGCCTTGAGCCCCCAGCGCGCCTCTCCGAAAACGACTCGCATCCGGTGTTCTCATCTCTCGGCGATCTCGTGATGACCGGCCCCACCAACACCAACCTTCTTGATCTCTACCTGGTTCTCGTGCGCTCTTCCTGA
- a CDS encoding aminotransferase class I/II-fold pyridoxal phosphate-dependent enzyme, with translation MTRINNQHQGINLAQGMPNFLPPKELLDAAHSAIDGDFHQYAITWGTPRLRKAIAEKYRKFYGMEVDPERNVTVCCGSTETMLATLLALLNPGDEVIIFEPFYENYGPGCIIAGAEPVWVPLEPPSFSFDPDRLKKAVSPRTRAIVFNSPNNPSGKVFSRAELQQIADLCLTHDLLAITDEIYEHIVYDGEQHIPIATLPGMAERTITISGISKSYSVTGWRVGYAIANAELSVGIRRAHDFITVGAPHPLQEAAVTALNFPDSYYVHLRESYQARRDLLFGKVEEAGFKAFKPAGAYYILTDVAHWLPEYGCADDHEFAMFLVKDIGVATVPGSSFYSTKELGRTKIRFCFPKTDDMLIEAGRRLQKLRR, from the coding sequence ATGACCCGGATCAACAATCAGCATCAGGGCATCAACCTGGCCCAGGGCATGCCCAATTTTCTCCCACCCAAGGAGCTCCTCGACGCGGCCCATAGCGCCATAGACGGTGACTTCCACCAGTACGCCATCACCTGGGGGACCCCCAGGCTGCGCAAGGCCATCGCGGAGAAGTACCGCAAGTTCTATGGGATGGAGGTGGATCCGGAGCGGAACGTCACGGTTTGCTGTGGCTCGACAGAGACCATGCTGGCCACGCTCCTAGCCCTCCTCAATCCGGGCGACGAGGTCATCATCTTCGAGCCCTTCTACGAGAACTACGGGCCGGGGTGCATCATTGCCGGGGCAGAGCCGGTCTGGGTGCCCCTCGAGCCGCCGAGCTTCTCCTTCGACCCGGACCGGCTGAAAAAGGCCGTGTCGCCGCGCACGCGCGCCATCGTCTTCAACAGCCCCAACAACCCCTCCGGCAAGGTGTTCTCGCGCGCGGAGCTCCAGCAGATCGCCGATCTCTGCCTCACTCACGACCTCCTCGCCATCACCGACGAGATCTACGAGCATATCGTGTACGACGGCGAGCAGCACATTCCCATCGCCACCCTGCCCGGCATGGCCGAGCGGACCATCACCATCTCGGGCATCTCGAAGTCCTACTCGGTCACGGGCTGGCGCGTCGGCTATGCCATCGCCAATGCCGAGCTCTCGGTGGGCATACGCCGGGCCCATGACTTCATCACCGTGGGCGCTCCGCATCCGCTGCAGGAGGCCGCCGTCACCGCGCTGAACTTTCCCGACTCGTACTACGTGCATCTCCGCGAGAGCTACCAGGCACGGCGCGATCTGCTCTTCGGCAAGGTCGAGGAGGCGGGCTTCAAGGCCTTCAAGCCCGCGGGCGCCTATTACATCCTCACGGACGTGGCGCACTGGCTGCCGGAATACGGCTGCGCCGACGACCACGAGTTCGCCATGTTCCTCGTCAAGGACATCGGCGTGGCGACCGTCCCCGGCTCGTCGTTCTACTCGACCAAGGAGCTCGGGCGTACCAAGATCCGCTTCTGCTTCCCCAAGACCGACGACATGCTGATCGAGGCGGGACGGCGGCTCCAGAAGCTTCGTCGTTGA
- a CDS encoding NIL domain-containing protein, with protein MARARVRLTFPSELVQQPIIYRLVADFGIIPNIRRADVRADHGWMVLELEAPDEKLGQGVAWLRQQGIKVDPIEGDMVLP; from the coding sequence ATGGCCCGCGCAAGGGTGAGGCTGACCTTCCCCTCGGAGCTGGTGCAGCAGCCCATCATCTACCGCCTCGTGGCGGACTTCGGCATAATCCCCAATATCCGGCGGGCCGATGTGCGCGCCGACCACGGCTGGATGGTGCTCGAGCTCGAGGCTCCCGACGAAAAGCTCGGGCAGGGCGTGGCCTGGCTGCGCCAGCAGGGCATCAAGGTGGATCCCATCGAAGGCGACATGGTCCTGCCGTGA
- a CDS encoding MoaD/ThiS family protein produces MPVLVRIPTPLRSLTKGQAEVEGQADTVAGLIESLEKQYPGLKERLVDESGEMRRFINVYVNEEDIRFLQGDKTVLKAGDHVSIVPAIAGGR; encoded by the coding sequence ATGCCCGTGCTCGTCCGCATCCCCACGCCGCTGCGCTCGCTGACGAAGGGCCAGGCCGAGGTCGAAGGCCAGGCCGACACCGTCGCCGGCCTGATCGAGAGCCTGGAGAAGCAATATCCCGGGCTCAAGGAGCGCCTCGTGGACGAGAGCGGCGAGATGCGCCGCTTCATCAATGTCTATGTCAACGAGGAGGACATCCGCTTCCTCCAGGGCGACAAGACGGTGCTCAAGGCCGGCGATCACGTCTCCATCGTCCCCGCGATCGCGGGAGGACGGTGA
- the thrC gene encoding threonine synthase, with product MERLKGLKCRECGRHYPSSPIHVCEFCFGPLEVDYDYEAIASQISRAKIEAGPPSIWRYAPLLPLNIPEGETPVGQAVGFTPMLRARNLAEELGVKELWVKNDSVCHPTWSFKDRVVAVAIGKAKEFGFDTVACASTGNLANSVAAHSAEARLKSYIFIPADLERGKVITTLIYAPTLVAVEGTYDEVNRLCAEVGDKYRWAFVNINIRPYYAEGSKTYGYEIAEQLGWRAPAHVVVPCAGGSLITKIAKAFNEFRLLKLIPEGETKMYAAQALGCGPIVTMIKKDTDVLVPVRPNTIAKSLAIGNPADGYYAYRAAKDSGGYGEHAEDEEIIEGMQLLARTEGIFTETAGGVTVAATKKLIDSGRIPRNEPIVICITGNGLKTPDVFYDRLSVDVTIRPSLQVFDQALADLKSKAAG from the coding sequence ATGGAGAGATTGAAGGGTCTCAAGTGTCGCGAGTGCGGGCGCCACTACCCGTCCTCCCCGATTCACGTCTGCGAGTTCTGCTTCGGCCCCCTCGAGGTCGACTACGACTACGAGGCCATCGCCTCCCAGATCAGCCGCGCAAAGATCGAGGCGGGGCCGCCCAGCATCTGGCGTTACGCGCCGCTCCTGCCCCTGAACATTCCGGAAGGCGAGACGCCGGTGGGCCAGGCGGTGGGCTTCACTCCGATGCTGCGGGCGCGGAACCTGGCCGAGGAGCTGGGCGTCAAGGAACTCTGGGTCAAGAACGACTCGGTCTGCCATCCCACCTGGTCCTTCAAGGACCGCGTGGTCGCCGTGGCCATCGGCAAGGCCAAGGAGTTCGGCTTCGACACGGTCGCCTGCGCCTCCACGGGGAATCTGGCCAACTCCGTCGCCGCGCACTCCGCGGAGGCCAGGCTCAAGTCCTATATCTTCATCCCCGCGGACCTCGAGCGGGGCAAGGTCATCACCACGCTCATATACGCGCCGACCCTCGTCGCGGTGGAAGGCACCTATGACGAGGTCAACCGGCTCTGCGCCGAGGTGGGAGACAAGTATCGCTGGGCCTTCGTGAACATCAACATCCGTCCGTACTATGCCGAGGGCTCGAAGACGTACGGCTACGAGATCGCCGAGCAGCTCGGCTGGCGGGCGCCCGCGCACGTGGTGGTGCCCTGCGCGGGCGGCTCGCTCATCACCAAGATCGCCAAGGCCTTCAACGAGTTCCGGCTGCTCAAGCTCATCCCCGAGGGCGAGACCAAGATGTATGCCGCCCAGGCCCTGGGCTGCGGGCCCATCGTGACCATGATCAAGAAGGATACGGACGTGCTGGTACCCGTGCGCCCGAACACCATTGCCAAGTCGCTGGCCATCGGCAATCCGGCCGACGGCTACTACGCCTATCGCGCGGCCAAGGACTCGGGCGGCTACGGCGAGCATGCCGAGGACGAGGAGATCATCGAGGGCATGCAGCTCCTCGCCCGCACCGAGGGCATCTTCACCGAGACGGCCGGCGGCGTCACGGTGGCCGCAACCAAGAAGCTCATTGACTCCGGTCGCATCCCGCGAAATGAACCCATCGTCATCTGCATCACGGGCAATGGCCTCAAGACGCCCGACGTGTTCTACGATCGCTTGTCCGTGGACGTGACCATCCGCCCCTCGCTCCAGGTCTTCGACCAGGCGCTGGCGGATCTCAAATCAAAGGCCGCCGGCTGA
- a CDS encoding divalent metal cation transporter — protein MKPDPSAKPEPSPPSHTHNPLVRYFQTLGPGLVTGASDDDPSGIATYSVAGAAYGYGLLWTALFTFPLMAAIQLVCARIGLVTGRGLAGAVRQYYPRWLLLGACFILLVANVFNIAADLGGMAEAAAMLTGLPSVPLLVLFGIGITLVTVYTSYATFARCLKWLTAVLFAYIVAAFLARPDGLAVLRATFVPSLQWNGASIATLVGILGTTISPYLFFWQASQEVEEEKGRGKRTLAARRGATPHELADARLDVNTGMFFSNLVMFFIILATASTLYRSGHRDIQTARQAAEALRPLAGDAAYLLFGLGLIGTGLLAIPVLAGSASFAVAELFGWRAGLDLKPRSARRFYLVLAGAIVCGMVLGVLETNPIRVLFFSAVLNGLLAPPLMALVMMVGGNRKIMGEQVNGFWLRVFGWTATAVMTAAAIAFFATLGS, from the coding sequence ATGAAGCCTGACCCCTCGGCGAAGCCCGAACCCTCGCCTCCCTCGCACACTCACAACCCGCTCGTTCGCTACTTCCAGACTCTGGGCCCGGGCCTCGTCACCGGCGCCTCCGACGATGACCCGAGCGGCATCGCCACGTATTCCGTCGCGGGCGCCGCCTATGGCTATGGACTGCTCTGGACGGCGCTCTTCACGTTTCCTCTCATGGCCGCCATCCAGCTCGTCTGCGCCCGGATAGGTCTCGTCACGGGCCGAGGCCTGGCCGGGGCCGTCCGGCAATACTATCCGCGCTGGCTCCTGCTGGGCGCCTGCTTCATTCTCCTCGTGGCCAATGTCTTCAATATCGCGGCGGACCTGGGCGGGATGGCGGAGGCCGCCGCCATGCTCACGGGCCTCCCGAGCGTCCCCCTGCTCGTGCTCTTCGGCATCGGCATCACCCTGGTCACCGTCTACACGAGCTATGCGACCTTTGCCCGATGCCTCAAGTGGCTGACGGCAGTCCTCTTCGCCTATATCGTGGCGGCCTTTCTCGCGCGTCCCGACGGGCTGGCGGTGCTCCGGGCGACCTTCGTCCCGTCGCTCCAGTGGAATGGCGCCTCCATCGCCACGCTCGTGGGCATCCTCGGGACCACGATCTCGCCGTATCTCTTCTTCTGGCAGGCCTCTCAAGAGGTCGAGGAGGAGAAGGGCCGAGGCAAGCGGACCCTTGCCGCGCGTCGCGGGGCCACCCCTCACGAGCTGGCCGATGCGCGCCTCGACGTCAATACCGGCATGTTCTTCTCGAATCTCGTCATGTTCTTCATCATTCTCGCCACGGCTTCCACCCTCTACCGATCCGGCCACCGCGATATCCAGACGGCGCGGCAAGCCGCCGAAGCCCTGCGCCCCCTGGCCGGTGATGCCGCCTACCTGCTGTTCGGCCTGGGCCTCATCGGCACGGGGCTCCTCGCCATTCCGGTGCTCGCGGGGTCGGCTTCTTTCGCGGTGGCTGAGCTCTTCGGCTGGCGCGCCGGCCTCGATCTCAAGCCCCGGAGCGCCCGCCGCTTCTACTTGGTGCTGGCAGGGGCCATCGTCTGCGGCATGGTGCTGGGCGTTCTGGAGACGAATCCGATCCGCGTCCTCTTCTTCTCAGCCGTCCTCAATGGGCTCCTGGCCCCGCCCCTCATGGCGCTGGTCATGATGGTGGGCGGCAACCGGAAGATCATGGGCGAGCAGGTCAATGGCTTCTGGCTCCGAGTGTTCGGCTGGACCGCCACGGCCGTCATGACGGCGGCCGCCATCGCCTTCTTCGCCACCCTCGGCTCCTGA
- a CDS encoding alkaline phosphatase D family protein, with translation MSATMLVVWATVAGAEEARLLVTVGEVTESSAVIWVRGRGLPAVALGYARVDGGEDRRANVPLSFAADHTGKLRLTGLEPATRYRYRLSQGAASLEGGFVTAPEPNAPATVTFAWSGDLGSPGYCRPLTGGYPIFRAMARVPVDFFLFVGDTIYGDLRCQGPDVAPGGGFVAKTLPQYQAKHRYNRADPAVQDYFRGTIVFAIWDDHEVVDNFSGTTEPRMAAGRQAFLDYFPIIPPPEESGRLYRRFRWGRLLEAFILDTRQYRSANTQPDGPDKTMLGRAQRRWLVDGVTTSPALWKVVVTSVPLAVPTGTKEKRDSWSNANVVGFPDEHGTGFAVERDAILRELRVRGVKNLVFLAADVHHAELIRHHPTPEWSFHEFIAGPLSARHGRPRPLDQGLGSRTLFAVGETDNFGVVRIDPDTLTVRILDAAGRQLGSHTIGPER, from the coding sequence GTGTCCGCGACCATGCTCGTCGTCTGGGCGACGGTGGCCGGGGCCGAGGAGGCCCGGCTCCTCGTCACCGTGGGCGAGGTGACGGAGAGCAGCGCGGTGATCTGGGTCCGGGGGCGTGGACTGCCGGCCGTCGCCCTGGGTTACGCGCGGGTCGATGGCGGCGAAGACAGACGAGCGAACGTACCGCTCTCGTTCGCCGCCGATCATACCGGCAAGCTCCGGCTCACCGGCCTCGAGCCGGCGACACGGTATCGATACCGGCTGAGCCAGGGCGCCGCGTCCCTGGAGGGCGGGTTCGTCACGGCGCCCGAGCCCAACGCCCCGGCCACGGTGACCTTCGCCTGGAGCGGCGACCTCGGCTCGCCTGGTTACTGCCGACCCCTGACAGGCGGCTACCCGATCTTCCGCGCCATGGCGCGGGTGCCCGTCGACTTCTTTCTCTTCGTGGGCGACACCATCTACGGCGATCTTCGCTGCCAGGGACCCGACGTCGCCCCGGGCGGCGGCTTCGTGGCGAAGACGCTGCCGCAGTACCAGGCCAAGCACCGGTACAACCGTGCGGACCCGGCCGTGCAGGACTACTTCCGGGGCACGATCGTGTTCGCCATCTGGGATGATCATGAGGTGGTGGACAATTTCTCCGGGACGACCGAGCCGCGCATGGCAGCAGGACGGCAGGCCTTCCTCGACTACTTTCCCATCATCCCGCCCCCCGAGGAGTCGGGCCGTCTCTATCGCCGCTTCCGCTGGGGCCGGCTGCTCGAGGCCTTCATCCTGGATACCCGTCAGTACCGGAGCGCCAACACCCAGCCGGACGGCCCCGACAAGACCATGCTCGGGCGCGCCCAGCGGCGATGGCTCGTGGACGGCGTCACGACCTCCCCCGCGCTGTGGAAGGTCGTGGTCACGAGTGTGCCGCTGGCCGTGCCCACGGGGACCAAGGAGAAGCGCGACTCGTGGAGCAATGCCAACGTCGTGGGCTTTCCCGACGAGCATGGCACCGGCTTTGCCGTCGAGCGCGATGCTATCCTGCGCGAGCTCCGGGTGCGCGGCGTGAAGAACCTTGTCTTCCTGGCCGCCGACGTTCACCATGCGGAGCTCATCCGCCATCATCCGACGCCGGAATGGTCATTCCATGAGTTCATCGCCGGTCCGCTTTCGGCGCGGCACGGTCGGCCGCGCCCGCTCGATCAGGGCCTGGGATCGCGCACCCTCTTCGCGGTGGGCGAGACGGACAACTTCGGCGTGGTCCGCATCGACCCCGACACCTTGACGGTGCGCATCCTGGACGCGGCCGGGCGCCAGCTCGGCAGCCACACCATTGGCCCCGAGCGCTAG
- a CDS encoding SDR family oxidoreductase — protein sequence MATPMLKDKVAAVTGAARGIGREIALLMAQHGAKVVVNDYGGGADGKGSDHGPADDVVSAIKGLGGQAAANYDSVATMAGGQAIVQTALDHFGSIDIVVNNAGILRDRMIFNMTEEEWDGVIDTHLKGCFSVTRAAVPHMREKKWGRLINMTSTSGLVGNVGQANYAAAKLGIVGLTRVTALDMARYNVTANCISPFAWTRMIGTIPTETDAQKARVEKIKKMGPEHIAPVAVFLASDAAREISGQVLGVRGKEIMLFSHMRPIRNIHHDQGWTPERLAEIFPGTLKHHLVPLETSGQYFNYDPLV from the coding sequence ATGGCGACTCCGATGCTGAAGGACAAGGTGGCGGCGGTGACCGGCGCGGCGAGGGGAATCGGGCGTGAGATCGCCCTCCTGATGGCCCAGCACGGCGCCAAGGTCGTGGTCAACGACTACGGCGGCGGCGCCGATGGCAAGGGCAGCGATCATGGACCCGCCGACGATGTCGTCAGCGCCATCAAGGGCCTGGGCGGGCAAGCCGCGGCCAACTATGATTCCGTGGCCACCATGGCGGGGGGCCAGGCCATCGTGCAGACGGCCCTCGACCACTTCGGCAGCATCGACATCGTCGTGAACAATGCCGGCATTCTCCGCGACCGCATGATCTTCAACATGACAGAAGAGGAGTGGGACGGCGTCATCGACACGCATCTCAAGGGCTGCTTCTCCGTCACCCGGGCGGCCGTGCCGCACATGCGCGAGAAGAAGTGGGGGCGCCTCATCAACATGACCTCCACCTCGGGGCTGGTGGGCAATGTCGGCCAGGCCAACTATGCCGCGGCCAAGCTGGGGATCGTCGGGCTGACCAGGGTGACCGCGCTCGACATGGCCCGCTACAACGTCACGGCCAACTGCATTTCGCCTTTCGCCTGGACGCGCATGATCGGCACCATCCCCACCGAGACCGACGCGCAGAAGGCCCGCGTGGAGAAGATCAAGAAGATGGGCCCGGAGCACATCGCCCCCGTGGCCGTCTTTCTCGCGAGCGATGCGGCCAGGGAGATCTCCGGCCAGGTCTTGGGCGTTCGCGGCAAGGAGATCATGCTCTTCAGCCATATGCGGCCGATCCGAAATATCCATCACGACCAGGGGTGGACGCCGGAGCGGCTCGCCGAGATCTTCCCCGGAACGCTCAAGCATCACCTGGTGCCCCTGGAGACGTCAGGGCAGTACTTCAACTACGACCCTCTCGTCTAG
- a CDS encoding CoA transferase produces MTPTAPLAGIRVLEMAHLIAGPICGMYLADMGADVIKVESRAAPDAGRTVYGIARGGEGILHLTVNRNKRSLCLDLTTREGQQAFHRVAATADVIIEAFRNGVAEKLGIDYATLKPLNPRLIYCSVSAFGPAGPWRAKPGLDALAQAVGGLMAITGDPDGGPALVGAPVADTMGGLLAIQGILTALIARGRTGEGQRVDACLLDGILLSHTARLSVFHETGQPLPRYGSGHPELVPYQAFRAQDDWIFVAVWKEETWRPFCKLIGRPDLADDPRFAMATDRRNNRKELVPLLETLMAQRTVPDWMAEFEAIDVLCAPVNGYAEVVKHPAVVASGMITEQDHPRAGRFTTMGTPVKLEGTPGTIRTGAPALGEHSRDVLREVGLDAAEIQTLASRGII; encoded by the coding sequence ATGACCCCGACGGCGCCACTGGCGGGCATCCGCGTGCTGGAGATGGCTCATCTCATCGCGGGCCCCATCTGCGGGATGTACCTCGCGGATATGGGGGCCGACGTCATCAAGGTGGAATCGCGCGCGGCGCCGGATGCCGGACGCACCGTGTACGGAATCGCTCGAGGCGGCGAGGGCATCCTCCACCTCACCGTCAATCGCAACAAGCGCAGTCTGTGTCTGGATCTCACCACCCGCGAGGGCCAGCAGGCATTTCACCGCGTGGCCGCCACGGCCGACGTGATCATCGAGGCCTTCCGGAACGGCGTGGCCGAGAAGCTTGGCATCGACTACGCGACGCTCAAGCCGCTGAATCCGCGCCTCATCTACTGCTCGGTCTCGGCCTTCGGCCCCGCGGGGCCGTGGCGCGCCAAGCCCGGGCTCGATGCGCTCGCCCAGGCCGTGGGCGGGCTGATGGCCATCACGGGAGATCCCGACGGCGGCCCGGCGCTCGTGGGCGCGCCCGTGGCCGATACCATGGGCGGGCTCCTGGCCATCCAGGGCATTTTGACCGCGTTGATCGCTCGCGGCCGTACGGGTGAGGGACAGCGGGTGGACGCCTGCCTGCTCGACGGCATCCTGCTGTCTCATACCGCGCGACTCTCGGTGTTTCACGAAACCGGCCAGCCCCTGCCGCGCTACGGCAGCGGGCATCCCGAGCTCGTCCCCTACCAGGCCTTTCGCGCGCAGGACGATTGGATCTTCGTGGCCGTATGGAAAGAGGAAACGTGGCGGCCCTTCTGCAAGCTCATAGGTCGGCCGGACCTCGCCGACGATCCACGGTTCGCGATGGCCACCGACCGCCGGAACAACCGGAAGGAGCTTGTTCCTCTGCTCGAGACCCTGATGGCCCAGCGCACCGTGCCGGACTGGATGGCCGAATTCGAGGCGATCGACGTGCTCTGCGCTCCCGTCAATGGCTATGCCGAGGTGGTCAAGCACCCGGCGGTGGTGGCGAGCGGAATGATCACCGAGCAGGACCACCCGCGCGCCGGCCGTTTCACCACCATGGGAACGCCCGTCAAGCTCGAGGGCACCCCCGGCACCATTCGCACCGGCGCGCCCGCGCTCGGAGAGCACTCGCGGGATGTCCTGCGTGAAGTCGGGCTCGACGCGGCAGAGATCCAGACGCTGGCCTCCCGCGGCATCATCTGA
- a CDS encoding YihY/virulence factor BrkB family protein has product MRVLRTTIAQFRQHRGFFMAAGLAFSFLTCLVPILFFIVALAGFVLSRRAASEAVLNQLAQFVPVYKDELREALGEIIRRRRLSGLLGTGILLVFASQLFASIRLVLNDIFGFTKGTGFLRGALKDILLLFLMGVMFLASILVFDIFGWIRILLLAPLEIRAEWIRSLSLALALAFSSTFFFIAYRYFPHRKIPAGAALAGALLAAVLFESAKQLFRWYILRMGVYDRIYGPLGALVGLAMFSYYTGVVFILGAEFVAALTIRQSRA; this is encoded by the coding sequence ATGCGGGTTCTGCGGACCACCATTGCCCAGTTCCGGCAGCACCGCGGCTTCTTCATGGCGGCGGGCCTGGCCTTCAGCTTCCTGACCTGCCTGGTGCCCATCCTCTTCTTCATCGTGGCGCTGGCGGGCTTCGTCCTGAGCCGCCGGGCCGCCTCGGAAGCGGTGCTCAACCAGCTCGCGCAGTTCGTGCCCGTCTACAAGGACGAGCTGCGCGAGGCGCTGGGCGAGATCATCCGGCGCCGCCGCCTGTCCGGCCTCCTCGGCACGGGCATCCTGCTCGTCTTCGCGAGCCAGCTCTTCGCCTCCATCCGCCTCGTGCTCAACGACATCTTCGGGTTCACCAAGGGCACGGGCTTCCTGCGCGGCGCCCTCAAGGACATCCTGCTGCTCTTCCTGATGGGCGTGATGTTTCTCGCGAGCATTCTCGTCTTCGATATCTTCGGGTGGATCAGAATCCTGCTCCTCGCGCCTCTCGAGATCCGGGCCGAGTGGATCAGGTCTCTCAGCCTGGCCCTGGCCCTCGCCTTCAGCTCCACGTTCTTCTTCATCGCCTATCGCTACTTCCCGCACCGCAAGATTCCCGCGGGGGCGGCGCTGGCCGGGGCCCTCCTGGCCGCCGTGCTCTTCGAGAGCGCCAAGCAGCTCTTCCGGTGGTACATCCTGCGCATGGGCGTCTACGACAGGATCTACGGGCCGCTCGGCGCCCTCGTCGGCCTTGCCATGTTCTCCTACTACACCGGCGTCGTCTTCATCCTCGGCGCGGAGTTCGTGGCCGCCCTGACCATCCGCCAGTCTCGCGCGTAG
- a CDS encoding SDR family oxidoreductase: MDLGLKGKTALVVAASKGMGKASAMGLAAEGARVAMCARGEADLEAAADEVREKTGADVLAVSADASKLEDITRVVGQVKEKWGGVDVLVANVGGPPPGPFEQMTDEQWKAAFEQVHLSTVRFIRAVLPDMKRKKWGRILAIQSSSVKQPVEGLILSNGIRPAIAGMFKTLAGEVAKDGVTVNLVLPGRIMTDRFMGHQKDLAARAGKTLEAWIAERSTADIPMGRIGTPEEFASMVVFLASERASYITGTVAQVDGGLIKSNV, from the coding sequence GTGGACCTCGGATTGAAGGGCAAGACTGCGCTCGTGGTGGCGGCGAGCAAGGGCATGGGCAAGGCATCGGCCATGGGATTGGCCGCCGAGGGCGCGCGCGTGGCCATGTGCGCGCGCGGGGAGGCCGACCTCGAGGCGGCCGCCGACGAGGTGCGCGAGAAGACGGGCGCCGACGTCCTGGCCGTGTCCGCCGACGCCAGCAAGCTCGAGGACATCACGCGGGTCGTCGGGCAGGTGAAGGAAAAATGGGGAGGTGTGGACGTCCTGGTCGCCAACGTGGGCGGGCCCCCGCCGGGACCGTTCGAGCAGATGACCGACGAGCAGTGGAAGGCGGCCTTCGAGCAGGTGCATCTCTCCACCGTGCGCTTCATCCGCGCCGTGCTGCCGGATATGAAGCGGAAGAAGTGGGGGCGTATCCTCGCCATCCAGTCGAGCTCGGTCAAGCAGCCCGTGGAAGGGCTCATCCTCTCCAACGGCATCCGGCCGGCCATCGCGGGAATGTTCAAGACGCTCGCCGGTGAGGTGGCCAAGGACGGTGTCACCGTCAACCTCGTGCTGCCCGGACGGATCATGACGGACCGGTTCATGGGCCATCAGAAGGACCTGGCCGCGCGCGCGGGCAAGACCCTGGAGGCGTGGATCGCCGAGCGCTCGACCGCCGACATTCCGATGGGCCGGATCGGCACGCCGGAGGAGTTCGCGAGCATGGTGGTCTTTCTCGCCTCGGAGCGGGCGTCCTATATCACGGGCACCGTGGCGCAGGTGGACGGCGGCCTCATCAAGAGCAACGTCTAG